One segment of uncultured Tolumonas sp. DNA contains the following:
- a CDS encoding pilus assembly protein PilP: protein MKYKTLILFLGVVMLSGCDQNADLQTYVAQVKARPAQPIDPLPTITPYEPMTFSAQNTRNPFIDPKPEQGQMIGKVKAKCIQPDISRPKEELERYSLDNLQMKGTLADEKGLWGLVLAPGGIVYRVTLGQYMGLNHGKIAKVTKDDIDVIEMIPDGSGCWNNRTTKLTLNTSATNANKKQG, encoded by the coding sequence ATGAAATATAAAACACTAATCCTTTTTCTAGGTGTAGTTATGCTTTCTGGTTGTGATCAGAATGCTGATTTACAAACATATGTTGCTCAGGTTAAAGCCCGACCTGCGCAACCCATAGATCCGTTACCAACAATTACACCTTACGAGCCAATGACTTTTTCAGCTCAAAATACGCGAAATCCTTTTATTGATCCAAAACCGGAACAAGGTCAAATGATCGGTAAAGTGAAAGCAAAATGTATACAACCGGATATCAGTAGACCAAAAGAAGAATTAGAACGATATTCTCTTGATAATCTACAGATGAAAGGAACATTGGCCGATGAAAAAGGTTTATGGGGCCTGGTGCTAGCACCAGGAGGAATAGTGTACCGAGTTACTTTAGGTCAATACATGGGGTTAAACCACGGAAAGATAGCTAAAGTAACTAAAGATGATATCGATGTAATAGAGATGATACCGGATGGTAGTGGTTGCTGGAATAACAGAACAACTAAACTAACACTCAATACATCCGCTACTAACGCTAACAAAAAACAGGGATGA
- a CDS encoding type IV pilus secretin PilQ family protein produces MRTNRLFHSGLYTAAVLSFAAYSTAVFALTELQNIRVSPLSGDQLELQFDFNEPLTTFTDKLKYQPNQLYLNFPATSSSLRQNTVPIERLGIQEIQVKPKNAGLDVSVNLERLMPYRIKQDGSHISVTLGQSLSNETKPQATSSNKLAATSTNNTTDNNSMKSTSGVINSIEHVDFRRGKNGQGQLLINLQNSAAAVEVSARGDHVIASFNATAIKPDLLALMDVADFNTPVYNVDIKQNKSNVIFDLGIKGKFDYKYDQSGNLFIVEVSPPLRTTKADAPKKYKGKPISLNFQDVPVRTVLQLIADFNKLNLVTTDSVGGNITLRLDGVPWEQALDTVLKVKGLDKRLDNNILLVAPAAEIATQEKQQLENKQKVADLAPLVTEYVQINYAKAPDMAKLLADDKTRLLSPRGAVSVDERTNTLLVKDTADVIDHIKDMIKVLDVAVKQVVIEARMVTVTDGVDDALGIRWGATANNSTNNSDVSGTLEGLNSDITKSNLNVNLAAAPSTGTAASIAFQVAKLSDGSLLDLELSALENENKAEIISSPRVTTANQKEALIEQGYEIPYNESASSGATTVAFKKAVLSLKVTPQITPDNNVILDLHVTQDDIYKDVSTGNGGTAVALSTQAINTQVLVKNGETLVLGGIYNRSIKKTVSKVPVLGDIPGIGILFRNTTNANTKKELLIFVTPKIVTGNL; encoded by the coding sequence ATGCGAACTAACAGACTATTTCACTCAGGATTATATACGGCGGCTGTGCTTTCTTTCGCTGCATACTCCACTGCGGTATTCGCCCTGACAGAGCTTCAGAATATCCGGGTTAGCCCACTTAGTGGAGATCAACTTGAATTACAGTTTGACTTCAATGAACCACTGACAACGTTTACTGATAAGCTGAAATACCAGCCAAATCAGTTATACCTGAATTTTCCTGCAACTAGCTCCTCTTTACGACAGAATACAGTTCCAATCGAACGTTTAGGTATACAGGAAATTCAAGTCAAACCTAAAAATGCAGGCTTAGATGTTTCGGTGAATCTAGAACGTTTGATGCCTTATCGTATTAAACAAGATGGTTCGCATATATCGGTCACTTTAGGGCAATCATTGTCTAATGAGACCAAACCTCAAGCAACATCAAGCAATAAACTTGCGGCGACATCAACAAACAATACAACTGATAATAATTCGATGAAAAGCACATCGGGTGTGATCAATAGTATTGAGCATGTTGATTTCCGTAGAGGTAAAAATGGACAAGGCCAGTTACTAATCAATTTACAAAATAGTGCAGCAGCTGTTGAAGTTAGCGCTAGAGGCGACCATGTAATTGCCTCTTTTAATGCAACAGCAATTAAACCTGATTTATTGGCCTTAATGGATGTTGCTGACTTTAACACGCCAGTCTACAACGTTGATATCAAGCAGAATAAAAGTAATGTAATTTTTGATCTCGGTATCAAAGGGAAATTTGATTATAAGTACGATCAATCAGGTAACTTATTCATTGTAGAGGTTAGCCCTCCGCTACGAACAACTAAAGCTGATGCGCCTAAAAAATACAAAGGAAAGCCAATTTCACTTAATTTCCAAGATGTTCCAGTTAGAACAGTATTACAACTAATTGCTGATTTTAATAAATTAAACTTAGTCACAACTGACTCAGTTGGCGGTAACATTACGCTGCGATTAGATGGTGTACCATGGGAACAAGCGCTGGATACAGTGCTGAAAGTGAAAGGTCTCGATAAACGTTTAGATAATAATATTCTTTTAGTTGCGCCTGCGGCTGAAATCGCTACGCAAGAAAAACAGCAACTGGAAAATAAACAAAAAGTAGCTGATTTGGCACCATTAGTAACCGAATATGTACAAATCAATTATGCCAAAGCGCCAGATATGGCCAAATTATTAGCCGATGATAAAACTCGCCTATTATCTCCACGTGGTGCAGTAAGTGTAGACGAGAGAACCAATACATTGCTGGTAAAAGATACCGCTGATGTTATTGATCATATTAAAGATATGATTAAAGTACTGGACGTTGCTGTTAAACAAGTAGTTATTGAAGCTCGAATGGTTACTGTCACTGATGGAGTTGATGATGCACTAGGCATCCGTTGGGGGGCGACAGCTAACAATAGTACCAATAATAGTGATGTTTCTGGCACATTAGAGGGATTAAATAGCGATATAACCAAATCTAATTTGAATGTGAACTTGGCAGCAGCGCCATCTACAGGCACAGCAGCAAGTATTGCATTTCAGGTTGCAAAATTATCTGACGGTTCCTTGCTCGATTTAGAACTCAGCGCGCTGGAAAATGAAAATAAAGCAGAAATTATTTCTAGTCCTCGAGTTACAACAGCCAATCAGAAAGAGGCGCTGATAGAACAAGGTTATGAGATTCCATATAACGAAAGTGCATCAAGTGGAGCAACAACTGTTGCGTTCAAAAAAGCAGTGTTGAGTCTGAAAGTTACACCGCAAATCACGCCAGATAATAATGTAATTCTAGATCTGCATGTAACTCAAGATGATATCTATAAAGATGTCAGCACAGGAAACGGTGGTACTGCGGTGGCTCTGTCAACTCAAGCCATTAACACGCAAGTACTTGTAAAAAATGGGGAAACATTAGTATTAGGTGGTATTTATAACCGTTCTATCAAAAAGACGGTTAGTAAAGTGCCTGTATTAGGTGACATTCCAGGCATTGGTATCCTGTTCCGTAACACTACTAATGCAAATACGAAAAAAGAATTGCTGATATTTGTTACACCTAAAATTGTAACGGGCAATCTATAA
- the rsmC gene encoding 16S rRNA (guanine(1207)-N(2))-methyltransferase RsmC, with the protein MPSAELNNLSSFLIRHSSLFQNKNILICGQLQSVSLDSLLAEPNATFLVSDYSIFNQLRVTVPELETRLQFGFLTQEANSFDAILLFMPKAKQEAGLWLTSVLHSLKPNGEIFIIGENRGGINAAPKLLHSYSNNVQKLDSARHCSLYYAQLNVFQAPPELQSLYSLYSLQLALGLAELKIAALPGVFSAGELDEGTNLLLTSLPGLEGDILDLGCGAGVIGATLCQRSSTAKVVMSDVNTLALHSAAKTLEVNNLTAQIIASDMFSDITTKFDFIISNPPFHAGLKTNYEATERMLRQAPNYLKKHGQLFLVANRFLRYEPILAEVFQSVSVINENSRFKIIQAS; encoded by the coding sequence ATGCCGTCTGCTGAGCTCAATAACTTATCGTCTTTTCTAATTAGACATAGTTCATTATTTCAAAATAAAAATATTTTGATTTGTGGGCAGCTTCAATCCGTATCTTTAGACTCATTATTAGCTGAACCTAACGCTACATTCCTGGTCTCGGATTACAGCATTTTCAATCAACTTCGTGTCACAGTACCCGAGTTAGAAACACGACTGCAATTTGGTTTTTTGACTCAAGAAGCTAATTCATTTGACGCCATCTTGTTATTTATGCCGAAAGCAAAGCAGGAAGCCGGACTGTGGTTAACTAGCGTATTGCATTCATTAAAACCAAATGGTGAAATTTTCATCATTGGCGAGAATAGAGGCGGTATTAATGCAGCCCCTAAGCTCCTGCATTCTTATAGCAATAATGTACAAAAACTAGATAGTGCCCGACACTGCTCTTTGTATTACGCTCAATTAAATGTGTTTCAAGCCCCACCTGAATTGCAATCGCTATATTCCCTTTACTCTCTACAACTCGCATTGGGTCTAGCTGAATTAAAAATTGCAGCTCTTCCTGGTGTATTCAGTGCAGGAGAGTTGGATGAAGGAACAAACCTTTTATTGACAAGTTTGCCTGGGCTTGAAGGTGATATTTTAGACTTGGGCTGTGGGGCCGGCGTCATTGGCGCAACGCTTTGTCAAAGATCATCCACAGCTAAAGTGGTCATGAGCGATGTAAACACGCTAGCTTTACACTCAGCAGCTAAAACATTGGAAGTAAATAATCTGACAGCTCAAATAATAGCCTCGGACATGTTTTCTGATATCACAACAAAATTTGACTTCATTATTTCTAATCCTCCATTTCATGCAGGATTAAAGACCAATTATGAAGCAACCGAACGCATGCTACGACAAGCACCAAACTATCTCAAAAAGCATGGCCAGTTATTTTTAGTCGCTAATCGTTTTTTACGCTATGAACCTATCCTCGCTGAAGTTTTTCAGTCAGTTTCGGTGATAAACGAAAACTCTCGATTCAAAATTATTCAAGCATCTTAA
- the glgC gene encoding glucose-1-phosphate adenylyltransferase, translating to MSGVLAMILAGGEGTRLQPLTVSRSKPAVPFGGSYRLVDFVLNNFINSDMLRIYVLTQFKSQSLYIHLKKGWNLTGISGRFIDPIPAQMRMGKRWYDGTADAIYQNIGFIELSSPEHVCIFGSDHIYKMDIRQMLDFHKEKRAVLTVAAIRVPIEEASAFGVIEVNSEGRMIGFEEKPKNPKSIPGDPGFALASMGNYIFETNTLLSELTADGEKEDSSHDFGRDIIPGLYPHSPVYVYDFSVNQIEGEIGAYWRDVGTIDSYWQSHMDLVSDNPPFSLYNRKWPLHTFYPPLPPATFIDTAVYKTNVSQSLVSAGCYIQGARINRSILGFRCNIASGSEISESIFLGDAKIGDGCKIRRAIIDKQVEIAPGTVIGENLAYDRQRFTVSEGGIVVIPKGARVGF from the coding sequence ATGTCTGGTGTATTAGCGATGATATTAGCTGGTGGCGAAGGAACTCGATTACAACCATTGACCGTATCACGAAGTAAACCAGCAGTCCCATTTGGTGGAAGTTATCGCTTAGTTGACTTTGTTTTAAACAATTTCATCAACTCAGACATGCTGCGCATTTATGTGTTAACACAATTCAAATCTCAATCACTCTATATACATCTGAAAAAAGGGTGGAATTTAACCGGGATCAGTGGGCGTTTTATTGACCCCATTCCAGCGCAAATGCGTATGGGAAAACGCTGGTATGACGGTACCGCTGATGCAATTTACCAAAATATCGGTTTCATTGAATTAAGTAGCCCTGAGCATGTTTGTATTTTTGGCAGCGACCATATCTATAAAATGGATATTCGTCAGATGCTTGATTTTCATAAAGAAAAACGTGCTGTACTTACTGTAGCGGCTATTCGTGTCCCTATCGAAGAAGCGTCTGCTTTTGGTGTTATTGAAGTTAATTCTGAAGGTCGAATGATCGGCTTTGAAGAGAAACCTAAAAATCCAAAATCAATTCCAGGCGATCCTGGTTTTGCCTTGGCTTCTATGGGTAACTACATCTTTGAAACTAATACATTATTAAGTGAACTGACCGCTGACGGAGAAAAGGAAGACTCTAGCCATGATTTTGGCCGGGATATCATCCCAGGGTTATATCCTCATTCTCCAGTCTATGTTTATGATTTCAGCGTGAATCAGATCGAAGGTGAGATCGGCGCTTACTGGCGTGATGTGGGGACTATTGATTCTTACTGGCAATCACACATGGATTTAGTCAGCGATAACCCGCCATTTTCACTGTATAACCGTAAATGGCCACTGCATACATTCTATCCACCGCTACCGCCAGCGACATTTATTGATACCGCGGTCTATAAAACAAACGTTTCTCAATCGCTGGTTTCGGCTGGCTGTTATATTCAAGGAGCTCGCATTAATCGCAGTATTCTCGGATTTCGTTGCAACATAGCCTCAGGTTCAGAAATAAGTGAATCGATATTTTTGGGAGATGCGAAAATTGGAGATGGTTGTAAAATTCGTCGAGCGATCATTGATAAACAGGTTGAAATAGCCCCTGGTACTGTGATCGGAGAAAATCTTGCCTATGATCGCCAGCGCTTTACAGTGTCTGAAGGCGGTATTGTTGTCATCCCGAAAGGGGCCAGAGTTGGTTTTTGA
- the glgA gene encoding glycogen synthase GlgA, which produces MNILFIASEVESFVKTGGLADVAKALPLELKRAGHDVRIIIPGYSAISQREQGSIIASGVLSTEPQYVDVPYEIRQLYLADIPLYLVENKHYFERPSLYGENNNAYADNGERFAFFSAVTLQATEQLGFRPDIVHCNDWHTALVPMLLKTRFGQNPFFAQTKSVITIHNGAFQGICERGQLWALPEIRNAHNESIYQGPYYINFLKCAVLYADKINSVSPTYAKELMSYLGGHGMAKHFQDRAADICGIINGCDYNDWDPATDQLIPARYHVDDLQGKVECKRQLQQRANLPICDLPVFGMVCRLTEQKGIHYLLPILAKFLVHHVQVIIVGSGDPVLAQRLEAIAHQFPQKFVFINAHSNELAHLVEAGSDFFMMPSQFEPCGLNQMYSLAYGTLPIVRAVGGLKDTVTDYDQDPAKATGFVFEDPEPNDLLNILRRALLFYVQDPQEFRRVQRNAMLTRYLWSDSVHGYEDMYRNALGWH; this is translated from the coding sequence ATGAATATACTGTTTATTGCGTCAGAAGTTGAAAGTTTTGTTAAAACCGGAGGATTGGCTGATGTGGCCAAGGCTCTCCCTTTGGAGTTAAAACGCGCAGGTCATGATGTCAGGATCATCATTCCAGGTTATAGCGCAATCTCGCAACGCGAACAGGGTTCAATTATAGCTTCTGGAGTCTTATCTACAGAACCTCAGTATGTGGATGTACCCTATGAAATACGCCAATTATATTTAGCGGATATTCCTTTATATCTTGTTGAGAATAAACATTATTTTGAGCGACCAAGCCTGTACGGTGAAAATAATAATGCCTATGCAGATAACGGTGAACGCTTTGCTTTTTTCTCAGCGGTGACCTTACAAGCAACAGAACAACTTGGGTTCAGACCTGACATTGTTCATTGCAATGACTGGCATACCGCTTTAGTACCTATGTTGCTAAAAACACGGTTTGGTCAAAACCCATTTTTTGCACAAACGAAAAGTGTCATTACCATTCACAATGGCGCGTTTCAGGGTATTTGTGAACGAGGTCAGTTATGGGCATTACCAGAAATTAGAAATGCGCATAACGAATCAATTTATCAAGGCCCTTACTACATTAACTTCTTGAAATGTGCAGTTTTATACGCAGACAAGATAAATTCCGTTAGCCCTACGTACGCTAAAGAGCTTATGTCCTATCTCGGTGGACATGGCATGGCAAAACACTTCCAAGATCGTGCGGCTGATATCTGTGGGATTATCAACGGATGTGATTACAACGATTGGGATCCAGCGACAGATCAGCTGATCCCAGCCAGATATCATGTTGATGACCTGCAAGGAAAGGTTGAATGCAAACGACAGTTGCAACAACGTGCGAATCTGCCGATTTGTGATCTGCCTGTTTTTGGGATGGTATGTCGTCTGACAGAACAAAAAGGTATCCATTATTTATTGCCTATTTTGGCTAAATTTTTGGTTCACCATGTTCAGGTCATTATTGTTGGCTCTGGCGATCCTGTTCTGGCACAACGTCTGGAAGCAATTGCTCACCAATTTCCTCAGAAATTTGTCTTTATCAATGCGCATAGCAACGAATTGGCGCATCTGGTTGAAGCGGGTAGTGATTTCTTCATGATGCCATCTCAATTTGAACCTTGCGGTTTAAATCAGATGTACAGCTTGGCCTACGGTACGTTACCTATCGTTCGTGCTGTCGGTGGATTGAAAGATACCGTAACCGATTATGATCAGGATCCGGCAAAAGCAACCGGTTTTGTCTTTGAAGATCCGGAACCAAATGACTTGTTGAATATATTACGACGGGCATTACTGTTCTATGTTCAGGATCCTCAGGAGTTTCGCCGAGTAC